The Sinomicrobium kalidii genome contains a region encoding:
- a CDS encoding AraC family transcriptional regulator, translated as MNAKVDIKEMPETELAYVLSIGPQNLETAYRKLVQWATPRGLMHEQAKMVTIYHDSFKVTEARKIRMYACIALNKPVETEGEIGLTSIEKGKFIVGSFEIGLHEFEKSWTGLFVWMNENGYKKADRNPFEIYHNNFNKHPEKKAIVDFYIPIE; from the coding sequence ATGAACGCAAAAGTTGACATTAAGGAAATGCCCGAAACGGAGTTGGCCTATGTGCTGAGTATCGGGCCGCAAAACCTTGAAACCGCTTATCGTAAACTAGTGCAATGGGCCACACCCCGGGGATTGATGCATGAGCAGGCGAAAATGGTTACGATCTACCACGACAGCTTTAAAGTTACCGAAGCCCGCAAAATAAGAATGTATGCCTGCATTGCGTTGAACAAGCCTGTTGAAACGGAAGGGGAAATAGGGCTGACTTCCATTGAAAAGGGAAAATTTATTGTGGGAAGTTTTGAGATCGGACTCCACGAGTTTGAAAAGTCATGGACCGGGCTGTTTGTATGGATGAACGAAAACGGGTATAAAAAAGCCGACAGGAACCCTTTTGAGATCTATCACAACAATTTCAACAAACACCCCGAAAAGAAAGCCATTGTTGACTTTTACATACCGATTGAATAA
- a CDS encoding DUF1801 domain-containing protein gives MEKTHRLNKIQEGMPGKLVLTSNPKVEEVFAGYPDFVRDKMLFLRALVIETAKETESITRLEETLKWGEPGFVTKNGSTLRMDWKEKAPDQYAMYFQCTSRLVNTFRIVFGHTFQYEGNRAIVFRLEQDIPVEALKACVKASLTYHKVKHLITLGI, from the coding sequence ATGGAAAAAACGCACCGTCTTAATAAAATTCAGGAGGGAATGCCCGGAAAGTTAGTGCTGACATCGAATCCGAAGGTGGAAGAAGTATTCGCGGGGTATCCTGATTTTGTCCGGGATAAAATGCTTTTTTTGAGAGCGTTGGTCATTGAAACGGCCAAAGAAACGGAAAGCATTACCCGCCTGGAAGAAACATTGAAATGGGGCGAACCCGGCTTCGTAACCAAAAACGGAAGTACCCTGCGCATGGACTGGAAAGAAAAAGCGCCCGACCAATATGCGATGTATTTTCAATGCACAAGCCGCCTGGTGAATACGTTCAGGATCGTATTCGGACATACATTTCAATATGAAGGCAACCGGGCCATTGTATTTCGGTTGGAGCAGGATATTCCTGTTGAAGCCCTGAAAGCCTGTGTAAAAGCCTCCCTGACCTATCATAAAGTAAAACACCTGATAACCTTGGGAATCTGA
- a CDS encoding M1 family metallopeptidase, with product MFRKSLFTLLLVFVTVVQAQELYLPRDVKKAYENQTRSKDGKPGPDYWQNEGVYTIDVTVNPPDRKVTGKETIVYTNHSPDTLKSLNFKLFLNQHKPGAARLGQVPEDYLTSGMHIDAYTENGVAREWTEKNDGTDKMIELATPLAPNASVTLGIDWHFDVSVQSGREGAIDETTFFLAYFFPRVAVYDDYRGWDTTTFNGAQEFYNDFNDYTFSVTVPANYIVWATGDLQNPDEVLQPHYAGLLEQSMTSDEVVHIATKEDLEGQKITKQNPANTWKWKAENITDIAIAVSDHYLWDAGSVVVDKTTGRRASVQAAYDEPSEDFKEMVNYGKHAMDWFSNNYPGVPYPYSKSTIVRGFADMEYPMMVNDSSFPEAEFARFVVEHEIAHTYFPFYMGINETRFGFMDEGWATTLEYLIGIHDLGKEKATENFKQFRVSKWANNANMEYDLPVITPLNALNGVAIRANAYGKAAIGYLAMKEYLGDAEFGKALKGYMARWNGKHPMPWDFFYSFNDITGKDLNWFWDRWYFGNNYIDIAVTDASYKRNTLAVTLENRGGMPAPVTIVLTDKDGKTQEFRQTPAIWEANPDKAVVRLKNVKNITGISLEGGIFMDADTSNDTFEIR from the coding sequence ATGTTTCGAAAATCACTATTTACCTTGTTATTGGTGTTTGTAACCGTAGTACAGGCACAGGAACTCTACCTCCCGCGCGATGTAAAAAAAGCCTATGAAAACCAGACCCGCAGCAAAGACGGGAAACCCGGGCCCGATTACTGGCAGAACGAAGGAGTATATACTATAGATGTAACCGTAAACCCGCCGGACCGGAAGGTCACCGGGAAAGAGACCATCGTGTATACCAACCACAGCCCCGACACCTTAAAAAGCCTGAACTTTAAACTCTTCCTCAACCAGCATAAGCCCGGCGCGGCGCGTTTGGGGCAGGTTCCGGAAGACTACCTCACCTCCGGCATGCATATCGATGCCTATACCGAAAACGGCGTGGCGCGGGAATGGACCGAAAAAAACGACGGTACCGACAAAATGATAGAGTTGGCCACCCCGCTGGCCCCGAATGCCAGCGTTACCCTGGGGATTGACTGGCATTTTGACGTATCCGTACAAAGCGGAAGAGAAGGCGCCATTGATGAAACCACTTTCTTCCTGGCCTATTTCTTCCCGAGGGTAGCCGTGTATGACGATTACCGCGGATGGGATACCACCACCTTTAACGGGGCGCAGGAGTTCTACAACGATTTTAACGATTATACCTTTTCGGTCACTGTGCCTGCCAACTATATCGTATGGGCCACGGGAGACCTGCAAAACCCGGACGAGGTATTGCAGCCGCATTACGCCGGGCTCCTGGAGCAATCCATGACCTCGGACGAGGTGGTGCATATCGCTACCAAAGAAGACCTGGAAGGCCAAAAGATAACAAAACAAAACCCCGCCAATACCTGGAAATGGAAAGCGGAGAACATTACGGATATCGCCATTGCCGTCAGCGACCATTACCTGTGGGATGCCGGCAGTGTGGTGGTAGATAAGACCACGGGGCGCCGTGCCAGTGTGCAGGCGGCCTATGACGAACCTTCGGAAGACTTTAAGGAAATGGTGAACTACGGCAAGCACGCGATGGACTGGTTTTCCAACAACTATCCCGGTGTGCCCTACCCCTACTCCAAATCGACCATTGTTCGCGGTTTTGCCGATATGGAATACCCGATGATGGTCAACGACAGTTCGTTCCCGGAGGCGGAATTTGCCCGTTTTGTGGTAGAGCACGAGATCGCGCATACTTATTTTCCGTTCTACATGGGCATTAACGAAACCCGTTTCGGCTTTATGGACGAAGGCTGGGCCACTACCCTGGAATACCTGATCGGTATCCATGACCTGGGCAAAGAAAAGGCCACGGAAAACTTTAAGCAGTTCCGGGTAAGCAAATGGGCCAACAATGCCAATATGGAATATGACCTGCCCGTGATTACGCCCCTCAACGCGTTGAACGGCGTAGCCATAAGGGCCAATGCCTACGGAAAAGCGGCCATCGGGTACCTGGCCATGAAGGAATACCTGGGCGATGCCGAATTCGGCAAAGCCCTGAAAGGCTATATGGCCCGCTGGAACGGCAAACACCCCATGCCCTGGGATTTCTTCTATTCGTTCAACGATATTACAGGCAAAGACCTCAACTGGTTCTGGGACCGCTGGTACTTCGGCAATAATTATATAGATATTGCCGTAACCGACGCCTCCTACAAAAGAAATACCCTGGCCGTAACCCTTGAAAACAGGGGCGGTATGCCGGCTCCCGTAACCATTGTGCTAACGGATAAAGACGGGAAAACACAGGAATTCCGCCAAACCCCGGCCATCTGGGAAGCCAACCCGGACAAGGCAGTGGTCAGGCTGAAAAATGTAAAGAACATTACCGGTATCAGCCTGGAAGGCGGTATTTTTATGGATGCCGATACCTCCAACGATACTTTTGAGATCAGGTAA
- a CDS encoding dienelactone hydrolase family protein, with translation MIKLLIPLFSALMLTHVSNAQHLNPVSYKDGAQQLNGLVTSNTGKNLPGVLILPAWKGIDEEAKTAALALEKQGYIAFIADIYGEGNIPADNTSASKSSGYYKTNYEAYQHRISLALDQLKKAGADTGKIAVIGYCFGGTGALEVMRAGFPVQGVVSIHGGLGKDKNRPNGEITTKVLIENPADDKGVTPEIYDALVKELNDGNADWQIITYGNSGHTFTNPKSAEYNEIMAKRAWQHTLMFLEELLN, from the coding sequence ATGATAAAATTACTTATACCTTTATTTTCTGCACTGATGTTAACACATGTAAGCAATGCACAACATTTAAACCCCGTTTCTTATAAAGACGGGGCTCAACAATTAAACGGACTGGTAACCTCCAATACAGGGAAAAACCTGCCGGGGGTTTTAATTCTGCCTGCCTGGAAAGGGATTGACGAAGAGGCAAAAACAGCAGCCCTGGCCCTTGAAAAGCAAGGATATATTGCTTTTATAGCCGACATTTACGGCGAGGGAAATATCCCCGCCGACAATACATCGGCATCTAAATCGTCCGGGTATTACAAAACCAATTATGAGGCCTATCAACACCGTATTTCGTTAGCCCTGGACCAGTTGAAAAAAGCCGGGGCCGATACGGGTAAAATCGCCGTGATCGGGTACTGTTTCGGAGGGACCGGTGCTTTGGAAGTGATGAGGGCGGGGTTCCCCGTACAGGGCGTGGTGAGTATTCACGGGGGGTTAGGCAAGGATAAAAATCGCCCCAACGGAGAGATCACAACCAAGGTTCTCATAGAAAACCCGGCGGATGACAAAGGGGTAACCCCCGAAATATACGACGCCCTGGTAAAAGAACTAAATGACGGAAATGCCGACTGGCAGATCATTACCTATGGTAACAGCGGTCATACCTTTACCAATCCGAAATCTGCCGAATACAACGAAATCATGGCAAAAAGAGCCTGGCAGCATACCCTGATGTTCCTGGAAGAGTTGCTGAATTAA
- a CDS encoding carbon-nitrogen hydrolase family protein, protein MHSETDKIELQYLKPEDYPEIREAMVSAYRTMPDDYWTERQLKTLLGKFPKGQVVIRVNGRIAGCALTIIVDYDNFEANHTFNEITGNSSFDTHTDNGDMLYGIDVFIKPEFRGLRLGRRLYDYRKELCEKLNLKGIAFGGRIPNYHKYSDTLTPREYIEKVRKKEIHDPVLNFQMSNDFHPTRILKGYLDGDKASEEFAVLLEWDNIYYEKPTRKATTKKSVVRLGLIQWQMRPYKNVASLLQQAEYFIDTLSGYRADFALFPEFFNAPLMAEYNHLSEPEAIRKLAGHTDNIIREFSKLSISHNINIVAGSMPELKDGNLYNVGYLCKRDGGIERYEKIHVTPDEVKVWGMQGGNKLKVFDTDCGKISVLICYDAEFPELSRLLADEGMDILFVPFLTDTQNGYSRVRLCAQARAIENECYVAIAGSVGNLPNVHNMDIQFAQSMVFTPCDFAFPTNGIKAEATPNTEMILLADVDLGLLRELHEFGSVKNLKDRRTDIFELRRKS, encoded by the coding sequence ATGCACAGCGAAACCGATAAAATAGAATTGCAATACCTGAAACCCGAAGACTACCCGGAGATCAGGGAAGCCATGGTATCGGCCTACCGTACCATGCCGGACGATTACTGGACCGAACGCCAGTTAAAAACCCTGCTGGGCAAATTTCCGAAAGGTCAGGTGGTTATCAGGGTCAACGGCCGGATCGCGGGCTGTGCATTGACCATTATCGTGGATTACGACAATTTTGAGGCCAACCATACTTTTAATGAGATCACCGGCAACAGCTCCTTTGATACGCATACGGACAACGGCGATATGCTTTATGGCATAGACGTGTTTATTAAACCGGAATTCCGGGGACTCCGCCTGGGCAGGAGGCTGTATGATTACCGCAAGGAACTCTGTGAAAAACTGAACCTCAAGGGCATTGCATTTGGCGGAAGAATTCCGAATTACCACAAATATTCCGACACCCTGACCCCCAGGGAATACATTGAAAAAGTACGGAAAAAGGAGATTCACGATCCCGTGCTGAATTTCCAGATGTCCAACGATTTTCACCCCACCCGGATCCTCAAGGGCTACCTGGACGGTGATAAAGCCTCCGAAGAATTTGCCGTTTTACTGGAATGGGACAATATCTATTACGAAAAGCCGACCCGGAAAGCCACAACCAAAAAAAGCGTGGTCCGCCTGGGCCTGATACAGTGGCAGATGCGGCCTTATAAAAACGTGGCCTCTTTACTCCAGCAGGCCGAATATTTTATAGATACCCTGTCGGGATACCGGGCGGATTTTGCACTTTTCCCCGAGTTTTTCAATGCTCCTTTAATGGCCGAGTACAACCATCTTTCGGAACCCGAAGCCATCCGAAAACTGGCCGGGCACACCGACAATATCATCCGGGAATTCTCAAAACTCTCCATATCGCACAACATCAACATCGTGGCCGGCAGTATGCCCGAGCTAAAAGACGGAAACCTGTATAATGTAGGTTATTTGTGTAAAAGGGACGGTGGTATAGAACGCTATGAAAAAATACACGTTACCCCGGACGAGGTAAAAGTATGGGGCATGCAGGGCGGAAATAAGCTTAAGGTTTTTGATACCGACTGCGGCAAGATCAGCGTCCTGATATGCTATGATGCCGAATTCCCCGAACTGAGCCGTTTGCTGGCCGATGAAGGTATGGACATCCTCTTTGTACCGTTTCTCACCGACACCCAGAACGGTTATTCCAGGGTAAGGCTCTGCGCCCAGGCCAGGGCCATAGAGAACGAATGTTACGTGGCCATTGCCGGCAGTGTGGGCAACCTGCCCAATGTGCATAATATGGACATACAGTTTGCGCAGTCCATGGTTTTTACACCCTGTGATTTTGCCTTTCCTACTAACGGTATCAAAGCCGAAGCCACTCCAAATACCGAAATGATATTACTGGCCGATGTAGATTTGGGCCTCCTGCGGGAACTTCACGAATTCGGCAGCGTAAAAAACCTGAAAGACCGGCGAACGGATATTTTTGAATTGCGAAGGAAAAGTTAA
- a CDS encoding sulfite exporter TauE/SafE family protein, producing MDITTFYILTIFFIATLVRSTFGFGESLVAVPLLILLIPLDIAVPLSVLVSITVASVIVVQDRKQIHLNSAKWLIVFAVLGIPIGLFLLIYGNGTLVKSGLGIFLILYALYSMVSTRKFRLASDNKGWLFICGFLSGVFGGAYGINGPPLVVYGNMRNWTAKHFRATLQAYFLPAGAVGMLGYWYKGLWSPAVTHYFFIALPAVIPAIFIGRSLNRKLSHGAFLNYIYSGLIGIGLLLLYQSLR from the coding sequence ATGGATATTACCACTTTTTATATACTGACCATTTTCTTTATTGCCACCCTGGTGCGTTCTACTTTCGGTTTTGGCGAATCGCTGGTGGCCGTACCATTGCTTATACTCCTTATTCCCCTGGATATTGCCGTACCCCTTTCGGTATTGGTATCCATAACCGTCGCTTCGGTGATCGTGGTACAGGACAGGAAACAAATACACCTGAACAGCGCTAAATGGCTTATCGTTTTTGCTGTTTTGGGGATACCCATAGGGTTGTTCCTGCTTATTTACGGCAACGGGACCCTGGTAAAAAGCGGCCTCGGTATTTTTCTTATTCTCTATGCCCTGTATTCCATGGTTTCCACCCGGAAATTCCGCCTGGCTTCCGATAATAAGGGATGGCTTTTTATTTGTGGTTTTTTGTCGGGCGTATTCGGCGGTGCCTACGGCATCAACGGGCCTCCCCTCGTGGTATACGGCAATATGCGCAACTGGACGGCCAAACATTTCAGGGCCACACTGCAGGCCTATTTTCTGCCGGCCGGTGCCGTGGGTATGCTGGGCTATTGGTACAAAGGGCTTTGGAGCCCGGCCGTAACCCATTACTTTTTTATAGCGCTCCCTGCCGTGATCCCGGCCATTTTTATAGGAAGGTCCCTGAACCGCAAACTAAGCCACGGCGCTTTTTTAAACTACATTTATTCCGGGTTGATAGGGATTGGCCTGCTGTTGCTTTACCAGTCTTTAAGGTAA
- a CDS encoding APC family permease yields the protein MKKIQLKDAISIGIGGMVGGGIFAVLGLAVSLAKGGTPVAFLFAGVLALITSYSYVKLSGSFPDRGGTVKFINQGFGISVFSGAMSNLLWVSYIIMLSLYASAFGAYAPNLLEITHNKTVDFHIYVSAIIILATAVNYYSIAVVSKIESYAVIIKLVILIGFIGIGAYGLIGNPNTGQLAVAHWEAPVKLFAGGMVIFVAYEGFELIANAAPDIIRPEKNIAKAYYYSVIFVIVLYIVIALVTVGSLPFDKIADAQDYVLAEAAKPMLGKTGFTVITIAALISTFSAINASLYGGSRVNFEIAEEDELPHHFLARLWNQPVGLMITAMVTLILVNVLDLESISTAGSVGFLLIFAMVNFTGFKLAGQINGNRWLPLAGFVLCIMALVILVRQQYRTNLTGVLISAGLIGFCFVSEWVFKRREAHKKV from the coding sequence ATGAAAAAAATACAACTTAAAGATGCCATTTCCATCGGGATAGGGGGAATGGTTGGCGGCGGTATTTTCGCTGTTCTCGGGCTGGCGGTCTCCCTGGCTAAAGGAGGAACTCCCGTCGCCTTTTTGTTTGCAGGAGTCCTGGCGCTGATCACATCTTACAGCTACGTAAAGCTATCCGGGTCTTTTCCGGACCGGGGCGGTACCGTAAAGTTTATCAACCAGGGGTTTGGCATTTCCGTTTTCAGCGGTGCCATGAGCAACCTGCTGTGGGTAAGTTATATTATCATGCTGTCGCTGTATGCTTCCGCTTTTGGTGCTTACGCGCCCAATTTGCTGGAGATCACCCATAACAAAACCGTAGATTTTCATATTTATGTAAGTGCTATTATTATTCTGGCAACCGCCGTCAATTATTACAGCATTGCGGTGGTAAGCAAGATAGAATCGTATGCCGTGATCATTAAGCTGGTTATTCTTATCGGGTTTATCGGTATTGGTGCTTACGGGCTCATCGGCAACCCCAATACCGGCCAGCTGGCCGTAGCGCATTGGGAGGCCCCGGTAAAGCTGTTTGCCGGTGGTATGGTGATCTTTGTGGCTTATGAGGGGTTTGAGCTCATAGCCAATGCGGCGCCGGATATTATCCGCCCGGAAAAAAATATAGCCAAAGCCTATTACTACTCCGTTATTTTTGTGATCGTATTGTATATTGTCATTGCACTGGTCACGGTCGGGTCACTTCCTTTTGATAAAATAGCGGATGCACAGGATTACGTATTGGCCGAAGCAGCCAAACCCATGCTGGGCAAAACGGGTTTTACCGTGATTACCATTGCAGCACTGATCTCCACGTTTTCTGCCATCAATGCCTCCCTGTACGGGGGGAGCCGGGTTAATTTTGAAATTGCCGAAGAAGACGAATTGCCCCATCATTTCCTGGCACGGTTATGGAACCAGCCGGTAGGGCTAATGATTACCGCCATGGTTACCCTGATCCTGGTCAATGTGCTGGACCTGGAGAGTATTTCCACGGCCGGCAGCGTGGGCTTCTTACTGATTTTTGCCATGGTAAACTTTACAGGCTTTAAACTTGCCGGGCAGATTAACGGAAACAGGTGGCTCCCCCTTGCGGGTTTCGTTTTGTGTATCATGGCCCTGGTGATCCTGGTACGTCAACAGTACCGCACTAACCTGACGGGAGTGCTTATATCCGCAGGCCTTATCGGGTTTTGCTTTGTATCGGAATGGGTATTTAAAAGGAGAGAAGCACATAAAAAAGTGTAA
- a CDS encoding cold-shock protein gives MNKGTVKFFNDAKGFGFITPEDGGEDVFVHASGLNENIRENDEVTYDVERGQKGLNAVNVTAI, from the coding sequence ATGAATAAAGGAACAGTAAAATTTTTCAATGACGCCAAAGGTTTTGGCTTCATAACACCCGAAGATGGTGGAGAAGATGTATTTGTACATGCATCAGGATTAAACGAGAACATCCGTGAGAACGACGAAGTTACTTACGATGTAGAACGTGGCCAGAAAGGCCTTAATGCAGTAAATGTTACAGCGATATAA
- a CDS encoding cold-shock protein: MDKGTVKFFNESRGYGFITPDDGGKDVYVHTSGLNSHIRDNDKVTYSVEQGQKGPNAVNVTAI, translated from the coding sequence ATGGATAAAGGAACAGTAAAATTTTTTAACGAATCCAGGGGTTATGGATTCATTACCCCCGATGACGGCGGAAAGGACGTATATGTGCATACATCCGGACTGAACAGCCACATCCGTGACAACGACAAAGTTACGTATAGTGTGGAACAGGGCCAGAAAGGTCCTAATGCAGTAAATGTTACAGCGATATAA
- a CDS encoding fatty acid desaturase family protein yields MNTLRFSANKRSDFSKTLRSRVNAYFKTHNISKHANKSMVGKTVFMLFVFFTPLVLINTGIIQHALLLFVLYVISGLGMAGIGMGIMHDAIHGSYSKHRKVNKYLGYTMNLIGANATVWKIQHNVLHHTYTNIQQADDDINVPFFLRFSPHARKHWVQKFQHIYVWFFYSISTLLWITVKDFVRLRRYKKMGFLHKKGEYKKELFKLIGWKLLYYSYALALPLIIVPLAPWIIILAFLTMHLVTGLCISSVFQVAHIMPSTKYPQADSHGIIKNDWYLHQLATTSNFAPRSRFFSWLIGGLNYQVEHHLLPNVCHIHYRKISHIVMETAQEYDLPYHMKRTFVAAIADHVRMLRQLGKTEMTPVSS; encoded by the coding sequence ATGAATACCCTTAGATTCTCGGCAAACAAGCGTTCCGATTTCTCCAAAACATTGAGAAGCCGGGTAAATGCTTATTTTAAGACCCATAACATCAGTAAACATGCCAATAAAAGTATGGTTGGCAAAACAGTTTTTATGCTTTTTGTCTTCTTTACTCCCTTGGTGCTCATCAACACCGGCATTATCCAACATGCACTGCTGCTGTTTGTCCTCTATGTGATCAGCGGTCTGGGTATGGCGGGGATTGGAATGGGTATTATGCACGATGCCATTCACGGGTCCTATTCCAAACACCGTAAAGTGAACAAATACCTGGGGTATACTATGAACCTTATCGGGGCCAATGCCACCGTGTGGAAAATACAGCACAATGTGCTGCACCATACCTATACCAACATTCAGCAGGCAGACGACGATATCAACGTACCGTTTTTCCTGCGTTTTTCGCCGCATGCCCGGAAGCACTGGGTTCAAAAATTTCAACATATCTATGTGTGGTTCTTTTACAGCATTTCAACCCTGCTGTGGATAACGGTCAAGGATTTTGTAAGGCTCCGCCGGTATAAAAAGATGGGATTCCTGCATAAAAAAGGCGAATACAAAAAAGAGCTCTTTAAGCTTATTGGCTGGAAACTGCTGTATTACTCCTATGCCCTGGCGCTGCCACTTATAATAGTTCCTTTAGCCCCCTGGATAATTATACTCGCTTTTTTAACAATGCACCTGGTTACCGGCCTGTGTATAAGCAGTGTCTTCCAGGTAGCCCATATCATGCCTTCCACCAAATATCCGCAGGCCGACAGCCATGGGATCATCAAAAACGACTGGTACCTGCACCAACTGGCCACTACCAGTAATTTCGCACCCCGGAGCCGGTTCTTTTCCTGGCTGATCGGAGGGCTTAATTACCAGGTGGAACATCATTTGCTCCCCAATGTGTGTCATATTCACTACAGGAAAATCTCACATATCGTCATGGAAACGGCGCAGGAATACGACCTCCCCTATCACATGAAAAGGACCTTTGTTGCCGCCATTGCCGATCACGTACGGATGTTGCGACAACTCGGGAAAACAGAAATGACACCCGTTTCCTCCTGA
- a CDS encoding SRPBCC family protein, translating into MKNSLAMDFSVDRENSTVRVKREFSAPKDDVWAAWTEPEILDQWWAPRPWKSKTKKMEFKVGGRRLYAMLGPEGEEHWAVADYTSITPKTNFKYRDAFCDSEGNIDTGHFLHSDWSLDFTARNGTTVVDITIKHQSLADLEKVIEVGFKEGFTTAMEGLDEIFASREK; encoded by the coding sequence ATGAAAAACAGTTTAGCAATGGATTTTTCCGTAGACCGGGAAAACAGTACCGTAAGGGTAAAAAGAGAATTTTCCGCCCCGAAAGACGATGTCTGGGCTGCCTGGACCGAACCGGAGATCCTCGACCAATGGTGGGCCCCGAGGCCCTGGAAATCAAAGACCAAAAAAATGGAGTTCAAGGTTGGCGGACGAAGGTTGTATGCCATGCTGGGACCGGAAGGCGAAGAACACTGGGCGGTAGCCGACTACACCTCGATCACCCCGAAAACCAACTTCAAATACCGCGATGCCTTTTGCGACAGCGAGGGGAACATAGATACCGGGCATTTTCTGCATTCGGACTGGAGTTTGGATTTTACGGCCCGAAACGGGACCACCGTGGTGGATATTACCATAAAACACCAAAGCCTGGCCGACCTGGAAAAGGTCATAGAAGTAGGCTTTAAAGAAGGATTTACAACAGCTATGGAAGGCCTGGACGAAATTTTTGCCTCACGGGAAAAGTAA
- a CDS encoding SIMPL domain-containing protein (The SIMPL domain is named for its presence in mouse protein SIMPL (signalling molecule that associates with mouse pelle-like kinase). Bacterial member BP26, from Brucella, was shown to assemble into a channel-like structure, while YggE from E. coli has been associated with resistance to oxidative stress.), whose translation MKTCYFILFFLATICTGFSQTKNFIDQPFIETIAKADTAVTPDRIYLLITIAENDARGKRSVEELETEMTDKLKSLDINPETQLTLSDLSSGFSNHFLRKQDIYKTKNYELLVYDARTAGLVIVALEETGISNISLGKVEYSEMESLKLQLRSSAVERAKLQAEAMTRPLGQSVGKAIFISDTNTRIIDVLQGRIVGVQSTGLEMQRTETTYTPTPIDFGKIRVESELQVKFALD comes from the coding sequence ATGAAAACATGCTACTTCATTTTGTTCTTTCTGGCCACAATATGTACCGGATTTTCCCAAACCAAAAATTTTATTGACCAGCCTTTTATAGAAACCATAGCCAAAGCAGACACTGCGGTAACCCCGGACAGGATTTATCTCCTCATCACCATCGCGGAAAACGACGCCAGGGGAAAACGGTCTGTGGAAGAGCTGGAAACAGAGATGACCGATAAACTGAAGTCTCTGGATATAAACCCGGAAACCCAACTCACTTTGTCCGACCTGTCCAGTGGTTTCAGCAATCATTTTCTCCGCAAACAGGATATCTACAAAACCAAAAACTATGAACTCCTGGTTTACGACGCACGTACCGCCGGCCTGGTTATTGTTGCCCTGGAAGAAACCGGGATATCCAATATTTCCCTCGGTAAGGTTGAATATTCCGAAATGGAATCGTTAAAACTCCAACTGAGAAGCAGTGCCGTAGAAAGGGCAAAATTACAGGCAGAAGCAATGACAAGGCCATTGGGACAATCTGTCGGAAAAGCCATTTTCATATCAGATACCAATACCAGGATCATTGATGTCCTTCAGGGACGCATAGTCGGAGTTCAATCAACCGGTCTCGAAATGCAAAGAACGGAGACAACATACACCCCGACCCCTATAGACTTCGGTAAGATCAGGGTAGAAAGCGAATTACAGGTTAAATTTGCACTGGATTAA